The window GCTGTTTTGATTGCCGGAAAGCTCCACGGGCGGCGTAACGCGAGGCCGTACGGCAAATGTGGAGCGTGGCCTCGTTCGGCAGCGTTACGTCTCGTGCTGTGCGCTCTCCAGCACATGCTCCGAGGCGTAAATCGGTGCATCAAACCTCAGCGCCATCGCAATGGCGTCGCTGGGCCTTGCGTCAATGTCAATCGTAGCGTCGTGGTAAGCCAGTGTAATGCGGGCATAATACGTGTTCTGCCATAGATCGTCGATCGTCACACGCTCAACCGACGCACCAAGCCGTTCCAGCACCACCTTCAGCAAGTCGTGAGTAAAGGGCCGGTCCGGTTGCCCATGCTCCAGCGCCAGTTGTATGGAGCCGGCCATTTCGCGTACTACCCAGATTCGGAACTCGCGACCCTGGTTGTCGCGCAGTTGCACAAAAAACGAGTGACCGCGCGTGATCGTTGTGCCGCCCTCAACGGGCGTCTCTTCGATGCCTTCCCAAACGTTAACGACGCGAACCGCCTTCTCGTCCAGCTTGCGGTCACCACGCGTCTGCTCCTCCGGACGCATGGCGCCACCCTCACCCGGGCGATCATCCTCCGGTCGCCAATCCCCGAATAACTCGCGAAAATCACTCACCGTCAAATCTCCATGCCGCGACTCTTGCGCCGTAGCAACTAGTCCGGGTCACCTTTGAGTGTCTTCTCAACCATCTTGAGGAACTCCTCGTTGGACTTGGTGTGAACCAGACGGTCCCTGAGAAGTTCGGTGGCTTCGGAGTTATCCAGACCGTGCAGCAGACGCCTGAGCTTGACAATCTGCTTGAACGTCTCGTCGTCATACAACAGTTCGTCGTGGCGGGTACCCGAGCGCAGGGTAATCGCTGGAAAGATACGCTTCTCCGCAAGGGCCCGATCCAGTTCAACTTCCATGTTGCTGGTTCCCTTAAACTCCTCGAAGATCAGTTCGTCCATCCGGCTACCGGTTTCCACCAACACAGTAGCCAGAATCGTGAGGCTGCCTCCCTCTTCAATGTTACGGGCTGCTCCCAAAAAACGTTTCGGGCGATACAGCGCAGCCGGGTCCAGTCCACCCGAGAGGGTCCGCCCGCTGGGATTCACGGTGAGGTTCGAGGCACGCGCGTAACGTGTGAGGCTATCCATCAGCACCACCACGTCTTTCTGGCTCTCGGCCAATCTCTTGGCCTGCTCCAGCACCATCTCCGCCACGCGCATATGGTTCTCGGGGGTCTCATCGAATGTAGAACTTATTACCTCGCCCTTCACCGAGCGGCGAATGTCGGTAACTTCCTCCGGTCGCTCGTCGATCAGCAGCACAATCAGCGAGCATTCCTCGTGATTAGCGGTTATCGCGTTGGCAATCTTCTTCAGTATCGTCGTCTTGCCGGCTTTCGGCTGGGCGACGATCATTCCGCGCTGCCCCTTGCCCACAGGCGACAACAGATCCATGATCCGCCCGGTCATCTCTTCCCGTGTGGTCTCCAGCCTGAGCAGGCTATTTGGGTAGATGGGCGTCAAGTCATCAAAGTTTGTACGGGCGCGCGCGGTATCCGGATCCAGACCGTTAACCGTCTCCACGCGCAACAGCCCGTAGTACTTTTCCTGATCCTTGGGCGGGCGCACCTGACCGCAAACGTCGTCGCCTGTGCGCAGGCCAAACCGCTTGATCTGCGTCTGCGAAACGTAGATATCCTCGGCGTTGGGTGAAAAGTTGCTCCGACGGAGAAAGCCCCAACCGTCCGGTAGGATCTCCAGAACGCCACGCGCGTTCGTTAGGCCATTGCGATCGGGCTGCACCTGCATGAACTTGGCGATCAGCTCGTCTTTTCGAGCCGATCCTGAGGCATTACTCACTCCAGAACTCCTGATGAACTAGTAGACATACCGTGAGACCAAACTACGGGAAAACACACCAGTCGCGATACTGCAGAACCCACCGGTCACTCCCACTCGATGGTGCCTGGCGGTTTGGAGGTTATGTCGTAGACCACACGGTTGATCGCCTTTACCTCGTTTACCACCCGACGGCTCACTCTCTCCAGAAGCTCCCATGGAAGCCGGCTCCACTCCGCGGTCATGGCATCGCGGCTCGTTACCGCGCGAAGAACCAACGGGTATCCGTAGGTACGTTCATCGCCCTGAACGCCCACCGACTGAATGGCCGGAAGAACGGCCAGCGCCTGCCATACATCGTCGTACAGACCAGCCGACCTCAGCTCTTCTATGAATATCGCGTCTGCTTCACGCAGAATGGCGAGTCGCTCGCGTGTAACCTCGCCGAGTATCCGAATTGCAAGTCCCGGTCCGGGGAACGGGTGTCTCCGCACCATTTCCTGCGGTAACCCAAGCTCGGTTGCTGCAGCCCGCACCTCGTCTTTGAAGAGGTTGCGGAGCGGCTCAACCAACTCCAGGCCGAGCTGTTTCGACAGGTACAGGTTATGGTGCGTTTTTATTGTGGCTGCGTTGTCGCCGGCGCCCGACTCAATAACGTCTGGGTAAAGCGTTCCCTGCGCCAGGAATCTTACGCCCGGCAGTTTGGCCGCTTCCGCCTTAAACACCTCTTCAAACGCCCGCGCTATTGCCTTGCGTTTCTCCTCAGGATCGATAACGCCGGAGAGGCGCCCCAGAAAGTGTTCCGCCGCTTCCACGGTTTGCAGTGGAACTCGAAGGGCATCGCTGAAGGCAGCACGAACCAGGTCGGCTTCGCCTTTACGGAGCAGGCCGTGATCCACAAACACACAGTGTAACTGCGATCCGATGGCTCTTTGCAGCAGAGCTGCCAGGCAACAACTATCCACACCGCCTGAGACGCCGCATAGTACTCCGGCCGCCCCAACCTGGCGTCTTATCTGCTCTATAGCCTGCTCTACGAAATTCGCCGCCTGCCAGTTTCCGTCACAACCGCAGATATCGATCAAGAATGATTGCAGCAACTTCCCGCCAAATGGCGTGTGCTGTACCTCGGGGTGAAACTGAACGCCGTAAAGTCCGCGCTCCGTACACTCCATCGCTGCCACGTGCGCTGAAGCGGAAACGGCAGTTACGGTAAAACCCTTCGGCGGACGATCCACCACGTCTCCATGACTCATAAAGCAACTGAGCGTGGTACCGGGGGGTGCGTAGCCGGCAAATAGCCGGCCCGGCGCCGTCACGGTGATTTCCATCTGGCCGTACTCGCCGCCGCCTCCCTTCTCCACGTCGCCTCCCAACTGCATCGCCATAAGCTGCTGCCCGTAACAGATGCCCAACACCGGCACACCAAGGTTGTAGATAGCGGGATCTGCTATCGGCGCTCCCTCGCCATACGCACTCGAAGGACCGCCGGAGAGTATCAACCCCGCCGGCTGCCTGGCAGCTGCATCGTCGGCGGATATACCGGCCGGCACCACCTCACAGTAGACGCCACATGCACGGACTTGCCGTGCGATAAGCTGCGCATATTGAGCGCCGAAATTGAGGACAAGAACGGCGCCGGGCGCGGATGTTGACGGATTCACGGGTGGGCTTTTGCCACGTTGCGGTACGGTAAACGAGCCGATTTAACGGCGGGAGATGAACGAACGGCGGTAGATAGGACTACCGTAGCCTTGCGAAGCGCGCGTTCCGCTATGGCTCAACGCTGGGCCAAGCTGCGCGGGAAGGTCACACACGCCGAAAGACGAAGAACACGCCGCCAAAGCGAGACCGGATACATGCAAATGGTGTGCCGCGACCTCGGAAACATTATAGCGCACATGGCGCCAGCGTGTCAAACCGCACGGATTGTCTCGACGCACTCCTTGATTTCTACTACTCTACGCTTCGTCATCGCCGGAGGGTTCCGCCTGGCGCATTTCGGCGCCATTCTCATCCTGTTCCGCCAGAATCACCGCGGACGGCGTTTGGCCATCCAGTTCATCCTGCGGCATGTGCATCCACTGAAGATACCTCGCGGTCAACTCGCTGCGAATGTCATCCATGTCGGCACTCTCCTGCAGCATCCGCAGCCGATCACGCTGCCACCGCGCATTTGCTTCATCGTACAGTGCGCTTTCGCGCATTCCCATCGTTTCACCCCAACTTGCGCCGTCGGCGAACTC of the Armatimonadota bacterium genome contains:
- a CDS encoding bifunctional nuclease family protein, which produces MSDFRELFGDWRPEDDRPGEGGAMRPEEQTRGDRKLDEKAVRVVNVWEGIEETPVEGGTTITRGHSFFVQLRDNQGREFRIWVVREMAGSIQLALEHGQPDRPFTHDLLKVVLERLGASVERVTIDDLWQNTYYARITLAYHDATIDIDARPSDAIAMALRFDAPIYASEHVLESAQHET
- the rho gene encoding transcription termination factor Rho translates to MRSSGVSNASGSARKDELIAKFMQVQPDRNGLTNARGVLEILPDGWGFLRRSNFSPNAEDIYVSQTQIKRFGLRTGDDVCGQVRPPKDQEKYYGLLRVETVNGLDPDTARARTNFDDLTPIYPNSLLRLETTREEMTGRIMDLLSPVGKGQRGMIVAQPKAGKTTILKKIANAITANHEECSLIVLLIDERPEEVTDIRRSVKGEVISSTFDETPENHMRVAEMVLEQAKRLAESQKDVVVLMDSLTRYARASNLTVNPSGRTLSGGLDPAALYRPKRFLGAARNIEEGGSLTILATVLVETGSRMDELIFEEFKGTSNMEVELDRALAEKRIFPAITLRSGTRHDELLYDDETFKQIVKLRRLLHGLDNSEATELLRDRLVHTKSNEEFLKMVEKTLKGDPD
- the guaA gene encoding glutamine-hydrolyzing GMP synthase; the protein is MNPSTSAPGAVLVLNFGAQYAQLIARQVRACGVYCEVVPAGISADDAAARQPAGLILSGGPSSAYGEGAPIADPAIYNLGVPVLGICYGQQLMAMQLGGDVEKGGGGEYGQMEITVTAPGRLFAGYAPPGTTLSCFMSHGDVVDRPPKGFTVTAVSASAHVAAMECTERGLYGVQFHPEVQHTPFGGKLLQSFLIDICGCDGNWQAANFVEQAIEQIRRQVGAAGVLCGVSGGVDSCCLAALLQRAIGSQLHCVFVDHGLLRKGEADLVRAAFSDALRVPLQTVEAAEHFLGRLSGVIDPEEKRKAIARAFEEVFKAEAAKLPGVRFLAQGTLYPDVIESGAGDNAATIKTHHNLYLSKQLGLELVEPLRNLFKDEVRAAATELGLPQEMVRRHPFPGPGLAIRILGEVTRERLAILREADAIFIEELRSAGLYDDVWQALAVLPAIQSVGVQGDERTYGYPLVLRAVTSRDAMTAEWSRLPWELLERVSRRVVNEVKAINRVVYDITSKPPGTIEWE